The window CACGTGATGACGGACACCACGGGCACCGCCACCAGCACCGCCACGGGGCCCCTGCGGCGCGCGAGCATCAGCCCGCCAGGGCCCACCGCCAGCGCGAAGACGAGGATGAGCAGGAGGAAGCGGCCCACGGGCGCACGGGCACTGTCCAGCAGCGGCAGCACTCCGCCGGTGAGCGCGCTGCTCTGGTCCCAGCGTGGAGGCGGTCCGATGGGATTCACGGGCCCCGTCTCGGAGACGGTCATCAGGGTGTTGCGCAGCTGCGTGCCACAGGGGCTGGACGGACGGCACAGCTGGACCTCGCCGAAGCCGTACAGGGCCTCCGAGGAGGACCCGCCCTTGCGCAGCAGCGGCAGGCGCTGGCCCACGTCGCCCGGCGGGCGGAGGAGGACGAGCTTTCCTCCCGAAGCGGCGTACGCCTCGAGCACGGCCCACACGTCCGAGGGCACGGTGGTGGCCTCCTCGGCGAGGACCACCATGGAATAGCCCACGTAGGCGGACAGCTCGCGCGGAGCCTCCTTCGCGTCGACGAAGCGGGCGGAGAACCAGGGCTCCTGGTCCTCCTCCGACTTCGGCATGCCGGTGCCCGCCTCGAAGTCCTTCCCCGCGCCCAGCACCAGCACGGCTCCATTCGCCCCGTCTTCGAGGTACACGGGCTGGAGCATGCGCTCGAGGCCGGGGGAGTCCACGACGAGGCTGCCGGCCTGGAGCACGGCGGGTACCAGCAGCCAGGTGACGCGCCGCTGGCGAGGCCCCACCTCCACGCTGCGCTCCGTGGTGCGCGAGCCCGTGCCGAAGTGCCCCTGGAAGGACATGCGGGCCTGGAGGGGTACCGGGCCGGTGTTCTGGAACACCACCTCCAGCGGCGTGTAGCCGCGCCGGGGCTTGAGCACGCCAACGCGCACGGAGACGCGAAGGTCGCCCCCTGTCAGGACGTCGGTCGTCCCCGAGGCATCGCGATAGCCCATGCGCGCCTTCTCTTCTTCCGCTATTTCCGGAGAGGTGGCGAAGGCGCGCGGAGCCCCGAGCAGCAGGAGCAGCAGCACGGCGGGCAGGGCCCTACGCACGAGGCACCTCGGGCACGGCCTGCAGGAGGGCGCGCACCACGTCGGAGGCGGTGACCTTCTCCAGCGACGCCTCGTACGCGAGCACCAGGCGGTGGTTGAGGGCGGCGGGCGCGGCGGCCACCACGTCGTCGAACCCCACGTTGGGCCGGCCGTGCAGCAGGGCGAGGGCGCGCCCGGCGGCGGCGAGCGCGAGCGCCGCGCGAGGGCTGGCGCCATAGCGCACGAAGCGGCGCACCGCCTCGGGAGCGGAGGCCTGACGGGGGTCACTGGCCTCCACCAGCCGGCCGATGAAGTCGGCGACGGGGCCGGGGAGGTGGACGCGGTCGGCGGCGGCGAACAGGCGGCGCAGGCCGTCCAGGTCGAGCACGGGGGACAGCTCCGGTGGAGCGCCACGGACGCGGGTGGTGAGCAGGGTGCGCAGCGTCTTCGCGCCCACGGGAGGGACCTGGATTCGGAAGAGGAAGCGGTCGAGCTGGGCCTCGGGGAGCGGGTAGGTGCCCTCCAGCTCGATGGGGTTCTGCGTGGCGAGGACGAAGAAGGGGTCGGGCAGCGAGCGCGTCTGCCCGAGCACCGTCACGCCGCGCTCCTGCATGGCCTCCAGCAGGGCGGACTGTGTCTTGGGGCTGGAGCGGTTGATTTCGTCGGCGAGCACGAGGCTGGCGAAGAGGGGGCCCTCGCGGAAGACGAAGTCGCGGCGGCCCTCGCCCTCGAGCACGTAGGTGCCGGTGATGTCGCCGGGGAGCAGGTCGGGGGTGAACTGGATGCGGCGGAAGGGCAGCGCGAGCAGCTTCGCCAGGGCCTTGCACAGCTCCGTCTTGCCGAGGCCGGGGAGGCCCTCCAGCAGCACGTGCCCGCGAGCGAGCACGGCGACGACGACCTGCTCGACGACGGACTCCTGGTCGAGGAGCACGGTGTTCAGCCCGTCCTTGAGCCGTGACGCCACCTCCGCCGCACCCTGCGCTTCGACGGGACTGAGAAGCTCCGCTGCCACGTGTGTCTCCCCTTCCGAACGACTCGACGACGACTACTCGCCCCCAAAGTACCGCTTCACCAGGTCGCGGTTGCGAGGCAGCAGCGGCGCCGCACCGGGCCCCGCCGTCGCATCGCCCCGGGCGCTGGTGCCCTGTGCTCCCGCCGGCCCCGCCGGGCCCGCGCGCCGCTGCGGGTCCGCGGCCTTGAGGCCCCACAGCTCCTCGGCCTCGTCTCCGCCCTGTCCCTCCGGCAGCGGCTCGAACGCGAGTCGCTCCGGGTCCATCTGCGCCTCGTCACCGAAGACGAGCGGCTGACTCTCGCCGCCGCGTCCGGCGCCCGCGCCCTTCCCGACACCCCGGCTCGCATGTCCGCCCTGGGCGTCCGAGCCCTGCTCACCGGAGCCGGACTCCCCGCGTCCCTGCCCATTCCTGCCCGAGCGGCTGCCGCCCTGACGCTGCTGGGCCTGGGCTTCGGAGCTGTTGCCATCTTGTGGGTCGAAGCGCTTCTCGAGCGACTGACGCCGCCGCTCCAACGACTGACGGAGGTTGGCGATCTGGTCCGGTGAGCCGGAGGACTGGGAGCGCGCGCGGGCCTGGGCGCCTTGTTGCCCTTGCTGACCCTGCGAGCCCTGTTGGCCCTGCTGCCCTTGCTGTCCCTGTTGGCCTTGCTGGCCCTGGGCCTGCTGCTGCCCCTGTTGTTCGGAGGTGCCCTGGCTGTCGCCCTGTTGCTGCTGGCCTTGAGCGCCGGGGTCACCCTGGGCCTGCTCGCCGCTGCCGTCCTCTGGAGCGCTGGAGTCACCCTCGCCCAGCTCCATCAGGGCGCGCTCCAGCTCCTCGCGCTCGCGTGAGGCGGCCTCGGCGCCACCGGCGGCGCCCAGCGCTTCCTCCAATTCGCGAGCAGCCTCGGAGGCACGAGCCAGCTCGGCGGCGGCTTCCGCGGCCTTCTCGGCGAGCCGCTTCTCCAGGGCGTCGGCGGCCTCCCAGTCTCCTGCGTCGAAGCGGCCATCGGCCACCTCCTCGGCGAGGCGGCGCAGCTCGTCCTCGACGGCCTCACCCAGCACCTCCTCCTTGGCGAGTGCCTCGGCCTGGGCCTGTACGGCGGCCACCTTCGCGGCGGCGGCGGCATTCGCGGGGCGTGTCCGCCGCGCGGGCAGCGGCAGGAGGAAGCCCGCGACCAGGAAGAGCAGTGCGCCCGAGAGTGCGCCCACGGGCCGGCGCCACTTCACCTCGGGAGGCTTCACGGCGGCGGCGAGCTGATTGACGGTGAGCTCCCACTCACCGACGGGGCGCTCCAGGCGGGTGAGCAGCAACCCTCCAGCATTGGCCGAGCGGTCGGCGAGCACGGCTGCCTGCTCCAGCGACACGCCCCGGGAGCGGGCACGCCAGAACCACCAGGCGCAGCCAGCGGCCAGGAGGGGCGGAAGGGCCCACACCGCAGCGCCACGGAGGAGCAGCCGGGCCAGCACGCACGCGGTGGCGGTGGCCCAGACGGGAGCGATACCGGCCTCCGCCCAGGCCACGGCATTGAGACGCCGCTGCACGCGCCGCACGGGCGCGAGCACCAGGGCCTGGAAGCGGCGTTCTTCGCTGGCAGCCATGTAGGAGGGACAGTGTCGGACACTCGCCCTCCTCCCACAAGCGACGGAGGGCCGGTGCGTCACGGACCCACCGCGAATGGCTGAACCTGGGACCTGGAAGGGCCGGATTACACCTCCGAGAACCAGGTCCCGGTCACCTTTTCGCGCTCCAGGGCGTTCTTGATGTCCTCGGAGACGATGAGGGCGATCTTCCACCCCCAGGTGCGAAACACCTTGGCGTCGCCCACCTTCGTGCGATCGATCCGCATGCCAGAGACGGAACGATACTGGCCGAACTTGTCCGGCCGCTCGTCTTCGGGCTTCCAGTACAGCACCTCGCTAGAGGCCTCATCATCGATGCAGCGGATGAGCTTCGTGGCCACGAGGATGAAGTACTCCTCCGACCGCCCCTGGACATTCACCGGGATGAACTGCACGTCATTGGGGGCCAGTTCCTCGAAGATGGACGCAACTCGGGCGTGGACGATGGGCGTCACGCCAATCCCCGCCGTGGAGAAGTCCAACCGTCTCCCGCGCCCCTCGATGGGGATGGTCAACAAGCCTTCGACGTGTACGGGGCGGCCCGCCCTGAACATCCACGGGTCCTCAACCTCCTGGCCACGTTCGTCCAAGGGGTCGCCCAGGTCCCAGATGCCCGTCCGGACGTCCATTGAGAGGTCGAAGAATCGCTGCGACATGGCGCGTTTCTAACGCGACTTGCCCCGAGTAAGGAGCATGTTGAGGTCCGACCCTCGGGTCATGGCTTCCCTGGATAGTTTCCGCAGCTCGGCCGTCAGAGCCTGCCGACACGCATCTACGTTCCGGCAACCCTCGGTGGCTTCGTTCAACCGTCTGAAGACCATGTCGTGGTAGGCCCGTGGGTGTGGTCCCTGATGACCGTCGACTGGGACGATGTTCTCGCGGTCCCCAAGCTTCATGCCAGCCTTCTTGAAGATTCTCTTGAACTGCGGAGTCCACGGCCCGCCCTGCGCAGTGGAGATGTTGTTCTTGTCCGTGGCGAGGTGATGGTTGTGGGTTCCTCGACGCTGCTTGCCCTTGACCGCCATTGCCACGGCGTTGGGCGCCAGCGCGATAGTGAAGCCCTCGGCTGTCATCGCTACTGACTCCACGCTTCCGATGGCGGCGTACGAGTAGCCTGCCTGGGACTCCACGGCGAGCGCCGCCTGCGCGGACCCGGGCAGCCTTGACGCCTTCGCTGCCAGCCCCGCGGTGTTCCCGATAGCGGCGGTGGCCAGCATGACGAAGACGCGCGCGGCGCTCTCTCCGAGTACTGCTCCGTATTCCTCACCGGCTTCGCTGAGCTCGTCGAAGGTAGTGACCCGGTCCACCTTTCGGACCAGCGTCACCCACCCGTCCAGGAGGCGCCACACCGTGTCCACTCCCAGGTAGGCGATGGCAGCCGCCGTTATCAGCGCCGCCACGCCCTTCGAGAAAGGCTCGGGTAGTGCCCAAAGCAGCAGATACATGCTGACTGCGGCCGTAACGGAAGCAAGGAGCGCTTGGGGGTCCGCCATGTCCCTCAGTGACTCGGCCGTCTCATCCCAGACCGAGTCCATGGCGATGGCCATTGCCAACGTGTACTTGCCATCACTGGCGAGCAATGGACCTTCATCCAGGAGCCGCAGGCAATCTCCGGGCTGGTCCTTCCGCTCACACCACCGGCCATACGCGCGAGTCAGCGCCTCGTCCGCATACGACTCCAGCAGGCGCGGGCCATCCGGGCGAGCGTCCTCCGCCAGCGGGATGAGCCGCTGGCTGCGCCCCTCGTACCAGTACACCCCACTCCGCTCCGGAATGCCGAAGAGCGCTCGGGCCTCGCGTAAAGGATGGATGAAGGGCCGCACGTCGCGAGCGAGTTCCCCCATCGTCTCCTGGAACTCGTCGTCATCGACTTCGGCCTCCCGCAGTTCAGCACCCTCCTCCTCAAAGGGGATGACGAGGAGAGGGGCCTCGTCGGCTATGTGCAGCCGCACGACTCGGGTGGTTGAGCACCCCGTCCCGACCAGCAGTAGAAGCAGCCCAACAGCCCTACGGAGCGTCATCGAGGTCCCCGGCCTGACGCCCGCACATGGACAGGGCGCGCCCCTGGATTACCAGCGGAGCCTGACAAGCCTGCCCCCAGCCTCATGCTCCCAATCCCCTGCCTCCGAGCGCGCAAGCGCTTCAGAGGACAAGGGTGAGAGCCCGGAGCACAGGTCAGTACGGGGAGCAGCGAACACGCCGCTTCGTCGGGAGACTCAACTCCCCTTGTAGGCGCGCTCGAGGCCGGCGATTTCGATCTTCTGCATGCCGAGCATCGCCTGCACCACCCGCCCGGCCTTCGCCGGATCCTTGTCTCCCATCAGGCGCATCATGGCGGTGGGGATGATCTGCCACGACACCCCGAACCGGTCCTCCAGCCAGCCGCACTGCTTGTGCTTTCCGCCGGCCGAGAGCTGGTCCCACAGCGCGTCCACCTCGGCCTGGGTCTCGCAGCTGACGAACAGCGAGATTCCCTCCGAGAACTTGAACGTCGGCCCGCCGTTGAACGCAAAGAACGGCTGCCCTTCGAGCTCGAAGTTGACCGACATCGCCTGGCCGTTCGGGCCGCGCGTGACGGAGGTGATCTTCGAGCCCTTGAACACCGACGTGTAGAGCTTCGCGGCCTCTTCGGCCTGGTTGTTGAACATCAGGAACGGAGTGATCTTCTGCATGTGAACGTCCTTGATGGATACGGCACCGAAATGACGCCGTCCTTGCCCATAGGTCGGAGCAGCGCGCTTCAGCTCGACATGCTCCTCGTTTTTTCTTCGGAAACGTCGGCCCTCCATATGTAGGTGGCGTCACGACCCCCAAACTACCCCCTGCCTCCGCGCGCACGAGTCACGAAGGAACGACGCGGGGAGCGGGCGGCAGGCAGGGCGGAGCAGAGAGTTAAGGTTGCCGCATGCTCGCCATCGAACCCGCCCAGTTCCCGGTCGACCTGCCGCTCGTGCAGACGCTGTGGCGCGAGTACAGCGAAAGCCTGGGCATCGACTTGAGCTTTCAGGACTTCGAAGCCGAGCTGGCAGGCCTTCCGGGCAAGTACGCGCCGCCGCGCGGGAGGCTGCTGCTCGCGCGGAGGGGAGCGCAGGACCTGGGGTGCGTGGCGCTGCGACCGCTCAGCGTGGACACGTGCGAGATGAAGCGCCTGTATGTCCGGCCCGCCGCACGCGGCGAGCAGCTCGGTCGACGATTGGCAGAGCGAATCTGCGATGAGGCGCGAGCCGCTGGCTATAGGCGCATCTGCCTCGACACCCTGCCCAGCATGGCCGCGGCAGTGGGGCTGTACACCTCGATGGGATTCCGCCCCATCGAGCCCTACGTGTTCAACCCAATCCCGGGCGCGATGTTTCTCGGACGGGAGCTGTCAGCCACACCCTAGAGGAGCCGGTCCATCTCGCGAACGACTCCGATGAACTCACGCACCCGGCGAATGACGAACAGCGTGCCTGCGACGAAGGTCGTCGCCCACGCGCCGGGGATAACGAACCGCTAGCGGGCGGAGCAGACGTGTTCATGTTGGTGACGTCAAGACCCCAAATTACCCCTGCCTCTGAGGGCGCGAGGGCTTCAGAGAAAAGAGGAGCGTGTAGCGGTGCGGTGCGCAAGGGGGGCTACTGAGCGAAGCGGAGGGGAGCAACGGGCTTCGAGAAAGTCTCGCCTAGACAACGGAGATTAAGTGTTTCCCATCAGGGGCTTGGCTCTTCTACGCCGACTGCACGGAACGCGCCTAAGCCCCCAAACGCCCGTTCCGCCTTTTCAAAGCGGAACCTTCGCGAAGTATCCCACCGTCTTGTTCGAAGCCACTGTGCGGCCCGAGTGAACATCACTCGATCAGCGGGATTGAAGTTCCAAGTTGCTACGTCGCCTTCGACGCTCATGCTTCCGAAGGACGTACTTGGGCGAACCGACCCATCTGCCTCCTGGA of the Pyxidicoccus xibeiensis genome contains:
- a CDS encoding AAA family ATPase, whose product is MAAELLSPVEAQGAAEVASRLKDGLNTVLLDQESVVEQVVVAVLARGHVLLEGLPGLGKTELCKALAKLLALPFRRIQFTPDLLPGDITGTYVLEGEGRRDFVFREGPLFASLVLADEINRSSPKTQSALLEAMQERGVTVLGQTRSLPDPFFVLATQNPIELEGTYPLPEAQLDRFLFRIQVPPVGAKTLRTLLTTRVRGAPPELSPVLDLDGLRRLFAAADRVHLPGPVADFIGRLVEASDPRQASAPEAVRRFVRYGASPRAALALAAAGRALALLHGRPNVGFDDVVAAAPAALNHRLVLAYEASLEKVTASDVVRALLQAVPEVPRA
- a CDS encoding AHH domain-containing protein, encoding MTLRRAVGLLLLLVGTGCSTTRVVRLHIADEAPLLVIPFEEEGAELREAEVDDDEFQETMGELARDVRPFIHPLREARALFGIPERSGVYWYEGRSQRLIPLAEDARPDGPRLLESYADEALTRAYGRWCERKDQPGDCLRLLDEGPLLASDGKYTLAMAIAMDSVWDETAESLRDMADPQALLASVTAAVSMYLLLWALPEPFSKGVAALITAAAIAYLGVDTVWRLLDGWVTLVRKVDRVTTFDELSEAGEEYGAVLGESAARVFVMLATAAIGNTAGLAAKASRLPGSAQAALAVESQAGYSYAAIGSVESVAMTAEGFTIALAPNAVAMAVKGKQRRGTHNHHLATDKNNISTAQGGPWTPQFKRIFKKAGMKLGDRENIVPVDGHQGPHPRAYHDMVFRRLNEATEGCRNVDACRQALTAELRKLSREAMTRGSDLNMLLTRGKSR
- a CDS encoding GNAT family N-acetyltransferase, whose amino-acid sequence is MLAIEPAQFPVDLPLVQTLWREYSESLGIDLSFQDFEAELAGLPGKYAPPRGRLLLARRGAQDLGCVALRPLSVDTCEMKRLYVRPAARGEQLGRRLAERICDEARAAGYRRICLDTLPSMAAAVGLYTSMGFRPIEPYVFNPIPGAMFLGRELSATP
- a CDS encoding VOC family protein, which codes for MQKITPFLMFNNQAEEAAKLYTSVFKGSKITSVTRGPNGQAMSVNFELEGQPFFAFNGGPTFKFSEGISLFVSCETQAEVDALWDQLSAGGKHKQCGWLEDRFGVSWQIIPTAMMRLMGDKDPAKAGRVVQAMLGMQKIEIAGLERAYKGS
- a CDS encoding imm11 family protein, which produces MSQRFFDLSMDVRTGIWDLGDPLDERGQEVEDPWMFRAGRPVHVEGLLTIPIEGRGRRLDFSTAGIGVTPIVHARVASIFEELAPNDVQFIPVNVQGRSEEYFILVATKLIRCIDDEASSEVLYWKPEDERPDKFGQYRSVSGMRIDRTKVGDAKVFRTWGWKIALIVSEDIKNALEREKVTGTWFSEV